From Acidovorax sp. 1608163:
CTACCAGGTGACGGTGACGGAGCTGGTGGGGTGGGAGCACAGCATGAAAAATGAGCTGATCATTGCCCGCTACACCGGGCAAAAAAAGCGCAGCGCGGTAGAACGCTTGGCAGCCTTGTTGGATGAGTTTGGCCTTCAGCAGTCCATGGGTCACAGATTTGGGTTGGAGGCAGAGGCGGTGCTGTCATAACCGCCATTGGGTGTAAATAGGGGACGCATTTATCATCGTTCCTTTTTGCCGCATGGCCGCTTTGGCCAACGCCTCCCATGGCCCGTTTGCCCCGACTGACTTTGCCCGGTTACCCGCACCATGTGATTCAGCGGGGCAACAACCGCCAGCCCATTTTTGCCGATGCCGACGACTTTGAAGTCTTTCTGGCGCAATTGACAGAGCAGGCGCTCAAGCATGGCGTGGCAGTGCATGCCTATGCGCTGATGGAGAACCACTTCCACTTGCTGGCGACACCTGATTCTGCAGACGGGCTGCCCAAGATGATGCAATCGGTGGGCCGCACTTATGCCCAGTACTTCAACCGCCGCCATGGTCGCACCGGCACTTTGTGGGAAGGGCGCTACCGCTCTACGGTGCTGGAAGCGGAGGCTTATCTTTTGCCTTGCATGGTGTTTTTGGACCTGAATCCGGTGCGTAGCGGCTTGGTGGTGCAAGCCTCTGACTACCGGTGGTCCTGCGCATCCCATTGGCTGGGCCTGCGTCATGACCGTCTCCTGTCACCCCATGCTTGCTACTGGGCGCTGGGCAACACTCCCTTCGCGCGCGAAGCCGCCTATTTGGCCCTGCTCGAGTCTGGCTTGGCCGCATCGCAGCAAAAGTCTCTGGTGGACTCTGCTTTGAACGGGTGGGCGCTGGGGTCTGCGACGTTCTTGGAAGAAATCCAGGCGAAGACAGTGCGCCGCGTGACCCGCTCTCAGCCTGGAAGGCCTCGCAAAGCGCAGACTGACCACTGATTGCGAGCTGCCCAAAGGGATTGGTGCGCCCTAATTTGATATGTCCCCAATAATTTGTTGATGAATTTTGTTGGAATTTAAATAGTATCTGACCCTATTTAATCTGCTTGCATCCCATGTTGCATTGCACTAATCTCGGCATCCCTGCGAAAAATATGAGGAGTGCGCCATGACCACGGCTGCCGAGATCCAGCATCTGCAACAACACGGTTTGTATTCATCGGGTAACGAACACGACGCCTGCGGCCTCGGGTTTGTGGCCCATATCAAGGGCATCAAGCGCCACGACATCGTGACGCAGGCCCTGAAGATTCTGGAAAACATCGACCACCGTGGTGCTGTGGGGGCCGATCCGCTGATGGGCGATGGCGCCGGCATCCTGATCCAGATTCCCGACGCGCTGTACCGTGAAGAAATGGCCAAGCAAGGCGTGACCTTGCCAGCGGCTGGCGAATACGGCGTCGGCATGATCTTCCTGCCCAAGGAGCATGCCTCGCGTCTGGCTTGCGAGCAGGAGATGGAGCGCGCCATCAAGGCCGAAGGCCAGGTGCTGCTGGGCTGGCGCGATGTGCCGGTCAATGTGGACATGCCCATGTCCCCCACCGTGCGCAAAAAGGAACCCATCCTGCGCCAAGTGTTCATCGGCCGTGGCAACGACGTGATCGTGCAGGACGCGCTGGAGCGCAAGCTGTACGTGATCCGCAAGACGGCCAGCGCCAACATCCAGGCGCTCAAGCTCAAGCACAGCAAGGAATACTACGTTCCATCCATGTCCAGCCGCACCGTGGTCTACAA
This genomic window contains:
- a CDS encoding transposase, which encodes MARLPRLTLPGYPHHVIQRGNNRQPIFADADDFEVFLAQLTEQALKHGVAVHAYALMENHFHLLATPDSADGLPKMMQSVGRTYAQYFNRRHGRTGTLWEGRYRSTVLEAEAYLLPCMVFLDLNPVRSGLVVQASDYRWSCASHWLGLRHDRLLSPHACYWALGNTPFAREAAYLALLESGLAASQQKSLVDSALNGWALGSATFLEEIQAKTVRRVTRSQPGRPRKAQTDH